A single window of Rubripirellula lacrimiformis DNA harbors:
- a CDS encoding metallophosphoesterase has product MSPTLAWITAAAVLAGHFGLMLSGYNRINGFGWQRRTVKRCTKVMFAFTLLWPPIAIWMWQGFLSNWVTGNADLSSTPTLLAIYSVLCLLAWPMLGIPWLYFRPIFGVEAVTAPRQTEVVPVQQAVSNRLALTRKCKFESRLPINQVFDLSIDQIDLPVAHLPAELDGYRIAHLSDIHLTGDIHPDFAGYAVQRATQWDPHLMAITGDIIDKQPCIDWLGQIFAPARARDGCYFVLGNHDTRVVDSWQTRDAMDRAGWTDLGSRGLKKKLGGVDSLLIGNEYPWFQRPLIDAQPDQPFRLLLSHSPDQFGWARRHNVTLMLAGHTHGGQGRLPLAGPLLSPSFHGSRYASGDFYRAPTTMHVTRGLAGTHLIRINCRPELSLLTLRAA; this is encoded by the coding sequence ATGTCACCGACGCTCGCTTGGATCACCGCGGCCGCCGTATTGGCGGGCCACTTTGGATTGATGCTGTCCGGCTACAACCGTATCAACGGATTCGGGTGGCAGCGGCGGACGGTCAAGCGATGCACCAAGGTCATGTTCGCTTTCACTCTGCTGTGGCCTCCCATCGCCATTTGGATGTGGCAAGGATTCTTGTCGAATTGGGTCACCGGAAATGCCGATCTCAGTTCGACGCCAACCCTGTTGGCCATCTACAGCGTACTTTGCCTGTTGGCATGGCCGATGCTGGGAATCCCCTGGCTTTACTTTCGGCCTATTTTTGGAGTCGAAGCGGTCACGGCTCCGCGACAAACCGAAGTCGTTCCGGTGCAACAAGCGGTTTCCAACCGATTGGCACTGACCCGCAAATGCAAATTCGAGTCTCGCTTGCCGATCAACCAAGTGTTCGACTTGTCGATTGACCAGATCGATTTACCGGTGGCTCACCTGCCTGCCGAACTGGATGGCTATCGCATCGCTCATCTATCCGACATTCATTTGACCGGCGACATTCACCCAGACTTTGCCGGCTATGCGGTCCAACGTGCAACTCAGTGGGATCCGCACCTGATGGCGATCACCGGCGACATCATTGATAAACAACCCTGCATCGATTGGCTGGGACAGATTTTCGCTCCCGCCCGAGCACGCGACGGTTGCTATTTCGTGCTGGGCAACCACGACACGCGAGTTGTCGATTCGTGGCAAACGCGCGATGCGATGGACCGGGCCGGTTGGACCGACCTGGGCAGCCGTGGATTGAAAAAGAAACTCGGCGGCGTCGATTCGCTGTTGATCGGCAACGAATACCCGTGGTTCCAGCGACCATTGATCGACGCCCAACCGGACCAACCATTCCGATTGCTGCTGAGTCACAGCCCAGACCAATTTGGATGGGCCCGTCGTCATAACGTCACGTTGATGTTGGCCGGGCACACGCACGGCGGCCAAGGACGTTTGCCTTTGGCCGGACCGTTGTTGAGTCCAAGTTTCCATGGCAGCCGTTACGCATCAGGCGACTTCTACCGCGCACCAACAACGATGCACGTCACGCGCGGCCTAGCCGGCACCCACCTGATCCGCATCAACTGTCGCCCCGAACTGTCGCTGCTGACACTTCGCGCAGCTTGA
- a CDS encoding addiction module protein, whose product MQLPISERVALANALLSSIEPASGADVSQVEADAAWDAEIAQRIDDIDSGRVKTVPSSDVWKRIGGKPSGRT is encoded by the coding sequence ATGCAGCTGCCGATTTCTGAACGGGTGGCGCTCGCCAACGCGTTGTTGAGCAGTATCGAGCCGGCATCCGGCGCGGATGTTTCACAAGTCGAGGCAGATGCGGCATGGGATGCCGAGATCGCTCAGCGAATCGACGATATTGACAGCGGCCGAGTGAAAACGGTTCCTTCGTCCGATGTATGGAAACGGATCGGCGGGAAACCCAGTGGCCGAACTTGA